The sequence taatctTTTCTTACaattataagatttaatttaaaatatttttttaccaaaataccTTTTATTAaatccaattttaaaataacgtGACAGTAagataaacataatttattaatatttgttgattaattttaaaagtataataatattaatttaaagataaatttattatttataaccaAGTTAATCAAActccttatttctaataaattaagtcattgaattaccaaaaaaaccCTCCAAAGAGTGACAGCAACAATAGTGTTAAACTTTGAGAACATTCTTCCCTCAGCTAATATTTCTTCTGATCGAGTGGTTGGAGATATTAAAAATCTTATATCAAAGATTGAAGCGTGATCCACTTCCTCTGTTTAATAAAATCGATGCGACTCACGAAAGATTTGGTTTCTTGTCATGTCCATAACATATCATTACAAGTTGAAGATAATATCCAATGAATGATGTTCATCGTGATGGTAGCTGGCAAACGGAGAATCACGTGGtcacccttttttattttcgaaTTGGGGAATATTATAATAAAGCATCAGCACCAtgtgtttaataaaaaattcttaatataaaattttagaagatattttatatttgtttttagttgTACATGAAAATTAACGGACGATGTCTGTCGTTTATACTTCATTACTAAACCAACGTCGGCCGTTATAATAACAGGAAAATACTATATGGATATGATGTTTTAAGATCTCATGTTAATTcggaaaatatttatatacactattttagatactttatatattattctctgattaaaataaaatattttaataatccgtctaataaaaatcaatataaaatattagagTTGATtcttaatgtaaaatttaatttcaagtgaagaacaataaaaaaaattctgaaatattgtacttaaaatattagtaaatattCCTTTCTGATACTGCTTGTTGGAAAAATATATTCATGTCTAAGTATAATACTTTGTTTTTGACAGAAACGTAAGTAATTTATTGGGATGAAGGGAGCTACAGACATGTACATTATTCTCATTTGTTATCTTCATTAAGCTCATTATTTAACTAATAACGTGAGACTTCAAACTATACTTAAATTTCTAATATGttataactaaatttttttgcataataagttgaacatttttttcttaataattagGTTTAGAGTCGAGTTAAACCATCAcgtttttaattggttttaataataagtatttttttcttttaaaaagtcTAATTTATTCCCATGCGCTAAACTGTTTGTTTATAAGGTGAAACTTCTCTTCATGCAATTCCAATGTTATCACTctgaaaatttatttctttacaaaaaaaaatgggcTAAGAAAATAAAGGACATATGAGTTTACACAAAAATTTACATGAAATAAAGCAAACTATCCGTTTAATTTTAAACTAGAGGAGAGAAAAGTGATTTCAAGTCAAACAATGACTGTAAGCTGTGatttaattactaaaaaatttagtaacatgcatatatttttttgaaaaaatagtaataatatgaTATCACattgaaaactaaaaagaattctataagggaaaaataaacaaaaaatatgcaaTCACATTTCTAGTCCTCCTCTATATAGTTTAAAAACCTAGTTCAATCAGGATTCAATGACATAATCAGATTGGTTTGATTATTAAACCAGTCATACATTTGATTTGAGATGATTCGATTAGACTCGATCAAACCTGATTGATTTGGGATAAATTTAGTGACCAGTccgatttttaaaacctgtttcatgtaaaaaaatattcaataaaacttagaaattatataattatgttattaaattattatttgtggaCTTGTGTTATTAACtttaatactttaatttttattttaaaatttggaatatgaataatttttttaatcaaataatattaattatatatttataatgtgtgtatatatataattttaaattttttaatatatattaaatcaaacTCAACTAATTAATAACTGATTGGTACCTCAACCAAATTAATGACCAATCCAAATTTGATAACTTTTGTCATGTGTAAAGAAGAGGGGACACTGGTCGATTCTAATTTCTTACCGGCTTATGAATAGTCTTGGATGTTGACCCTTCGACATGTGGTcgtaaatatttctttttcagtAATCAATAATactataaactaaaatttgacACTGGGGGACAGCAACATGCATGGGTACTTTTTGATTCCGTTTGGGATTTTGGGTCCTGTTCATACAACCAATATTTTCCCATTTTTTAACACCTGCAATTAACACGAGCATTGAACTGAAACATCAATAATGCCCCTTAAGTCAAAAGATCGATCCTTTTGTTGCTTTATAACAGTGGGAATCTTTAAGATTAATCCTTTTACACGGCAAGGTAAAAGAGTTGTCcatgaaaacatattttcaacAAACGACAGCGCGAATGTAATTTGTCTTCTCGAATGATTACGTTTCCTAAATGAAATTAAGCTGGACCATCTCTAGCTAATTAAGTCCATGGAATTGGCATCTAAACCATAACAATAGTTCGTTTAATCTGTGTAATGGAAGCAAATTGAATGAACTGTTCATGTCATGCTACACCTAGCAGCTGATTGGGAAGTTATGAAAcgacataattatttattagaacaAAACTATGACAATACCATAAGAGTCAAGATCGCCACTCACCCACCTACTCGGTCGCATTAATATTGTTCATATCCTAAATCAACCAATAACCTTCCCATCGAAGGCGTTCCAAAGTTTGATGGATTTCAACAACTATTAAGTACtagtatttgtttgttttaaagttaggataattaattttgataagtttaattttaattagactgtgtatctatatatattaatctcagccacgtattttttatttattaaaacatatGTATACAACTAATACGAGGAATTTATTGTGTAAAACAAGTAGGTCCTATATATCATTGCATATTTGGCATTATCGTGATATAAATCAGTCTAATCAAATTGagtatttgatatatatatatatatatatatatatatatatatatatatataaacatgcatgtgaaaaaaattaaaggaaactATTTAAGTTTGAACTTGATTTTAGTtaggttaaaaaatttaaaatttgaggtTGACTGgattgttttctatttattttttaaaaataaaattttgtttattaacatgttaaaaaaaagtaaaattggaTTGAAATTTCTTATGgactgtttttatattttaaagtttatacTGTTTTCCATAcatttatagaatatatataatGAGAAAATACAAGCAAGAAACACGGCCCttgttttctgaaaaatagaTGTATATTTCTCTCAAATTCATGTGTGGAAAGAAATACTATTGTTTTATGGCGAATTCTACCGTGCATAATATAGGTCTGGCACCATGCCTAAGTTTTTTAAGACCATGCGATATGATGCCTAAGTTCATGTATGAGATGTATTATCTTACCATGGGCGACAAAATTCTCATAGCTGAAACTAACAATTTGCTGAAACCAAGAACGTATACCAAATATGTAGCTTGGGGTTTTCCTGATCGTAGCTTGAGATTTATTAGCTATGAACAAGAGAAACTTATttcaaaacatgaaaatttaCATGGAGGTAATCAAATTCAGTGTGCTAGTGTTAGTCATGATCGTTACTCATAGaatatatgataagatattttattaatattgttaGCCTAACGAATCAGTTTGTAtttgatataatatattatcaaaatagcTCTAATATCATCGTAGAATATATAATGTAAGAGgcttaactcaaccccaaaaccTAGCTCAAGGGATGAGGGAAAGAATATTTTTCTCTCCCCTTTCGTTAAGCATCATTAGCTTATATAAAGGATTACAAGCTTAAAGATAAACTAAgaataatgataaatatatgataagatattCGATCAGTATTATTAGCCTAGCTAATCAGTTTGTATTTGATAGAATATATTATCAGAATATAAGATAAGATATTCTATCATTATTCTTAGTTTATCTTTAAGCTTGTAATCCTTTATATAAGCTAATGATGCTTAACGAAAggggagagaaaaatattttttccctcATCCCTTGAGCTAggttttggggttgagttaggtctCTCACATTATACGTTAGAGCCTTAGCGCCTTTCTTTGGCTTTCGCACATAGGCCCTAGCGCCATTCAgcccctttctttttcttctccatcATCATGTCTCACTCAAACTCTATCTTTCACACTGCTTTTGTTGTCTCCAACATCAATAATCATATCCCAATCATTCTTGAGATGGAAAATATCCAATACGTGACATGGACTGAACTTTTCAAACCCCGATGAGCCTTTTTGTTCACTGTCTCTCTCAAATCTCTTCTCTTACCTTATCTCTCTCAAATCACTTTCCTTACCTTACCTTCCCTCAAtctcttatttcttcttcttctcaccgCCACGACGGACAATAAGAGTTCTTTCCATTCATCTCTTGCGGTTTCCAATATAAGGAACCATATCTACATCACTCTTGAAATGGAGAATGTTTGTCGAAGAGCTACCTCGTCATTCAACTTGTTTTGGGTCGAtagaatatatgataaaatattctaTTCGCATTGTTAGCCTAACGAATCAGTTTGTATTTGATagaatatattatcaaaatatatgataagatattCTATCGGTATTCTTAGCCTAGCTAATCAATTTCTATTTGATAGAATATATTATCAGAATATAAGATAAGATATTCTATCATTATTCTTAGTTTATCTTTAAGCTTGTAATCCTTTATATAAGCTAATGATGCTTAACgaaaagggagagaaaaatattttttccctcATCCCTTGaactagcttttggggttgagttagactTCTCACATTATACACTCTAAGAGTCACATTCTAGTTACAGAGTATGATGATGGGCTAGTTAATGTATGGAGGCCTTAGGACGCTTGAAGTTGGAGAAGCCACTTTGTGGTCACAAagccaaaaattacatgcatgCCTTCAAGTTAGCCAGCCTTACATGCTTATTGTGGGCAAATTGCCCAAAAGGGGCCCCTTTTGCAAACTTATTCCCCAAATGGGGTTCTTTTGGAATAATTTTCGGCACGGTGCTCTTTTTTACGGGAGCTGCATGCAATTTCCAAGCAAACCGCAACTTGCAATGGCGACTTCGCTGCCATACGACACGTGGAAGGCCAAACCGCCAGCGGCGCTAGTGACTTCACGTGGAGGGGCATCTCGCCACTTGCACTGGCGACTTCGCCACTGCTACTGAAACCACTGCTCTGACTTGCGAGTTTCGGGGGTGCAGGAGACGCAAAAGCCGTTAGGTGATTAAGCGGTCAAGTTTGTTAAGGACGAGGCAGGGGATGAGGCGCTCGATCCAGCACTGGCGAAGGACGGCGTGGGTCTGGATGTGGACGCCTTCGACGACGTCGACGAGGAGGAGGGCGCCGTCGCTGAGTCGAGCGGCGATGGAGACCTCGCTGCAGAAGTCGATGTGGTCGGGGGAGTCGATGAGGTTCACCGCGTAGCGGAGGAGGATGGAGGAGCTCTTCATCGTGATGGCGCGGTGCTGCTCCTCGTCCAGGTATTCCATGAAGCGGACGCGACCGGCGAGCTTCGGGTGGACGACGCCGTCGCCCGCGGCGGCGATGAGGTGGTCGACGAGGGTGGTCTTCCCGTGGTCCACGTGCGCTAGGATGCAGATGAGATCCCTCTCGTTGTCGATGCAATCGAAACTTCCCTCCTCCATTTTGGAATCTCAAAACGCACTTAAGGTGATAAAATCACGCCGGAATCGCCACGTCCTGCACGTCTCCTACACCCCTACCCCGAAACTCGCTAGTCAGAGCTGCGATTTCAGCAGTATGGCAACGAAGTCGCCATTGCAAGTTGCGGTTTGCTTGGAAATTGCATGCAGCTCCCATAAAAAAGAGCACCATGCTGGAAATTATTCCAAAAGGACCCCATTTGGGGAATAAGTTTGCAAAAGGGACCCCTTTTGAGCAATTTGCCGCTTATTGTGAGTGGATCAGATGATTGCACAGTTATTATATGGGATCTCAGCTCCATGGCATTTGTACGACATCAGTTTCAGAAATTTATGTTAATGACTTGACCGGAGAAATTGTTACATCAGCTGGCATTGATGAAAGCATCACAACTGCCATCTGATTCCATTCTCTGAGTGATAAGCAGTACATTTATTTTCTGATTGGTTGGACACAAAGTTGTAATATTTCAACACTcataatattaactattattttcttatcaatGCTTAACATTGCTCACTTTactaataaagtaaaattttcaCTTTAGAAGAATTGAATCTCAAATGTTGAAGGTCTTCTATTAAGCAAAGaatattaaacttttattttttaagcaaGTCTAACATCTAAcgaaattattttgttttttaaaacatatattatattagcatacatttaaataataaatgtataaatTCATCCTGTGGATTAACTATATTTATAAAAGTTTAGACAAGAATCCACTTAGTAGTATTGGCGTCTCTTTGTTCTACCATGAGTGTGGGTTGCATCCCCTTGACATCCCTTTCCCCGCTTGGTGTTTGAGGGAGATCTCGTGCTGCATAGTAACTAATTGAATAGTTACAACTAAGTCAAATTGCTTGGAGTTCTAACTTGTACAATAATTTTCttggtgagtttttttttccagttaCAACATGTCATTGAATAACAATTTTGCATAGCActgaatagataaaaaaaaaaaaagctccaatttatttatcaattcaATTTGGTGTTCTGGTGTTCCCTGTTCCTCGTCTTACGTAAGGCTTGCATGAGATCTTTGTTTAGGTGCGGCACAGTGCACCTTCATGCATGCACCATCACCATGTCCACTTCAATCGTCActcctcttcctctcaaatCCATCTCTGTCAACACCCTCAATAAAGGAACACTCAATCCCGCTTTTCAATCCTTAACCCTCCTTTCTACTCACCCGCTCGCAACCCCCTCGCGTCTCGAGCACGCGCATTCTCTCCTCCTCGACCTCTGCGTCGCCGTGAAAGCCCTCCCGCAAGGCCAACAGTTGCATGCCCGTTTGCTAAAATCTCACCTTTCGGCGTTTCTGGCCACCAAGCTTCTGCACATGTACGAAAAGTGTGGGTCTTTGAAAGATGCAGTAAAGGTGTTCGATGAAATGACTGAAAGAACTATTTTCACCTGGAATGCCATGATGGGTGCGTTTGTGTCAAGTGGCAAATACCTCGAAGCAATTGAGCTGTATAAAGAGATGAGAGTTCTTGGGGTGGCGATAGATGCTTGTACTTTTCCCTCTGTGCTTAAAGCGTGTGGTGCTCTTGGTGAAAGCCGCTTGGGGGCTGAAATCCATGGTGTGGCGGTTAAGTTTGGATTTGGTGAGTTTGTGTTTGTGTGCAATGCACTTATTGCTATGTATGGGAAGTGTGGTGATCTTGGTGGGGCTAGGGTGTTGTTTGATGGGATTATGATGGAGAAAGAGGACACTGTGTCTTGGAATTCTATTATTTCGGCACATGTAACAGAAGGGAAGTGTTTGGAGGCATTGTCGCTTTTTAGAAGGATGCAGGAGGTTGGTGTTGCTAGTAATACGTATACTTTTGTTGCAGCTCTTCAGGGTGTTGAGGATCCCTCGTTTGTTAAACTGGGTATGGGGATACATGGTGCAGCATTGAAATCTAACCATTTTGCTGATGTCTATGTTGCCAATGCTTTGATTGCTATGTATGCAAAATGTGGTCGAATGGAGGACGCTGAAAGAGTTTTTGCAAGTATGCTTTGCAGGGATTATGTGTCGTGGAATACATTGCTTTCTGGTTTGGTTCAAAATGAGCTGTATAGGGATGCTCTAAATTACTTCCGAGATATGCAGAATTCTGCTCAAAAGCCTGACCAGGTGTCAGTGTTAAACTTGATTGCGGCATCTGGCCGATCGGGAAATTTATTGAACGGGAAGGAAGTTCATGCCTATGCAATAAGAAATGGACTGGATTCTAATATGCAGATTGGGAACACCTTGATAGATATGTATGCCAAGTGTTGTTGTGTGAAACATATGGGCTATGCTtttgaatgtatgcatgaaaAAGACTTGATTTCTTGGACAACTATCATTGCTGGCTATGCTCAGAATGAATGCCATCTGGAAGCAATAAATTTGTTCCGGAAGGTTCAGGTGAAAGGGATGGATGTTGATCCCATGATGATTGGAAGTGTTTTGCGGGCTTGCAGTGGGTTAAAATCTAGAAACTTCATCAGAGAAATCCATGGTTATGTTTTTAAAAGAGATTTAGCTGATATAATGCTACAAAATGCCATTGTCAATGTATATGGAGAGGTTGGGCACAGAGATTACGCAAGACGTGCATTTGAATCAATTAGATCCAAAGATATTGTGTCTTGGACAAGTATGATTACCTGTTGTGTTCATAATGGACTTCCGGTTGAAGCTCTTGAACTTTTCTACTCTTTAAAACAAACTAATATTCAACCTGATTCTATAGCGATCATTAGTGCACTCTCTGCCACTGCTAATTTATCTTCATTGAAGAAAGGGAAGGAGATACATGGATTTCTGATTAGGAAGGGTTTCTTCTTGGAGGGACCAATTGCTAGCTCGCTGGTGGACATGTATGCTTGCTGTGGAACTGTGGAGAACTCAAGAAAGATGTTTCATTCTGTAAAACAGAGAGATCTAATTTTATGGACTTCTATGATTAATGCAAATGGAATGCATGGATGTGGAAATGAGGCCATTGCGTTATTCAAGAAAATGACTGATGAAAATGTTATTCCTGATCACATAACCTTTTTGGCTTTATTATATGCATGCAGCCATTCAGGATTGATGGTTGAAGGTAAGAGGTTTTTTGAAATTATGAAATATGGATATCAATTGGAACCCTGGCCAGAGCACTATGCCTGTATGGTCGATCTCCTCAGCCGTTCTAATTCCCTGGAAGAGGCTTACCAGTTTGTGAGAAGCATGCCTATCAAACCTTCTTCTGAAGTCTGGTGTGCTCTTcttggggcatgccacattcaTTCTAATAAAGAATTGGGAGAGCTTGCAGCAAAGGAGCTCTTACAATCGGATACAAAGAATTCAGGAAAGTATGCACTGATATCAAACATCTTTGCAGCAGATGGAAGATGGAATGATGTTGAAGAAGTGAGGTTGAGAATGAAGGGAAATGGGTTGAAGAAAAACCCAGGATGCAGTTGGATTGAGGTTGACAACAAGATTCACACCTTCATGGCAAGGGACAAGTCTCATCCACAGACTGATGACATTTATCTAAAATTAGCTCAATTTACAAAACTTTTGGGAAAAAAAGGGGGCTATATAGCTCAAACTAAGTTTGTATTCCACAATGTTAGCGAAGAAGAGAAAACACAGATGCTATATAGACATAGTGAAAGGTTGGCACTTGGTTATGGTCTGCTTGTTACCCCAAAAGGTACTTCTATTCGAATCACCAAGAACCTTCGTATTTGTGACGATTGTCATACATTCTTTAAGATAGCATCAGAAGTCTCCCAACGGGCCCTTGTTGTAAGGGATGCCAACAGGTTCCATCATTTTGAAAGAGGACTCTGTTCATGTGGAGATTTCTGGTGAATACCTTGATTATTATGTGAAAATATAGATTATAGCACACTTCTCTGGTTCCTTCCTGTTGCTGGCAGTCACTGAAATTTCTCCTTCAAAGTTTTACTGTCTCTTTATGATGTCTCAATCAACAGAACTTGGGAACTGGTACCAAATATGTAAGCGGAGTTTGGGATTACTTGGTAGTTAATAATCGACTTTTAAGGTTTGAGATGGCTTGAAATCACATGTAAGATGGTCAATCTTCTGCCAGCTTTACAGGCTAGTCGGCAAGAATCATCAGAGATGTTAAATAATAACACCATATTTCTAAGAAATTGGCTGTCCATGCTTCTAATAACTAATAAGCCATAGGAGCGCAGAAAAAATGTACAAAGATGTAAATCTATCTCTACGAATTTCTAATTAAGTATTGTTTGCACTGAAGTACTTCTGTCTTCATTATGTtaaattgtacatttttttttttttttggtacaaggGAAAGAAGATAAATTGtacatatgtatgtatgtgtggtGGTATTTCTTATTAACAAATGCATGTACGAGTGATGGTCAATCTACTTAAATTCAGTTGGAAGTACAAGAGGAAAAAGTTCAAATTAACTGTCAAGATCCAGGATTGGGCTGTAAACAAAAGTTTCCCGAAGTTGCAATTATTAAAAGCCAAACTGGGTTATAGTAAAGTGACTCTGCTGACCAAAACATTCTTGCGTAGGTCTCCAGAAATATAAAGCATATCCGTGCTCCAATTTCAATCAATTTGTTTTTAGAAAGCCTTTTGTTTTTACTCATGAAAAACTTGTTGATCCCGCAACGTAATGCTCCCACATAATGCCAGCAGATTGCTCTGCTGTTGGAAAATAGTTTTTACTTCTTTCATTTCCTATATTTTATAGGAAGCTATTACCGtgtcaaattatttttacttaacgTTATAACTTTTTGCACCTTAAGAAGATTTTATGgttaagttttattatttttttaacgttACTAATCGCCGCAAGTTGCGGTTTACTTGCTCCACGTTGTCTTTGGTTGTCTATAAATATTTAGCATCTTGCTCACTATATACACGAAACAGAGCAcgcaaaatattaaaattcatctagttttttcctcttcttgaaaagaagaaaatagtttctttctttcttataattctactatttaaaatatgttttgggggATACTCTTTGATTCAGGGATCTTTTGCTACATACGATTGTTCTAACAGGTAACATCTACCAGTGTATAAAGGCTTTTCTCTCTAAAGACTTCAAcccaaatttttgtaaatttatcttttaattatttttatactttaaattaattaattgtaaaaGCTTCGtatgattttatatttctatGGGATATTATAGCACTGcaatgttgttgtttttgtttcctaattttttatctaacaatcttaaaaagaaaaaactatcaTATACAAagctttttttataagcaaaactattatatataggtagagagagaaaaatggcatatcatatgaaaataatatatcttaTAGGAGAGAGTGAGAGGATTAAAGTTGGActctaacaaaatataaaaggtTAAGAGTTAATATTatgtcattaattaaaaaattgaattttttaaaaagttatatgattttttaacattaaatctTGATCAGGTTatatagttaaaatttaatcattttactCTCAAATAAGATTTATTTCTCTTATGTAATATGTCATCTTATaaggtataattttttatcaacaaatgctAATGGTTATTAACAAGGGTATTCAAACTCATGTTCTCCTTTCTCCCTTTACCACAAAACAAAACTTATAAGGTACACCTTGTTACAATTTTGCGAGAAAACGTTTACATGAAGCTACACTTGCTATAAATGTTAATTACCAGGAGAACACAAGTCACGAAAGCAGGCACTCCTCAACCACGACCAAGCATGGAACACGGCACTCCTTTATCTCTACCTTTTTTTTAAGACCCGTCAAACACTACTTACGTTCCCATGATAAGATACTGCATCCACATGGTAAGATGATACATCCTGTACATCCAATTTTTTGCCATCATATCACACGGCCGTAAAAGACTTACGCATGCTACCACACCTGTATTACTTGTGCACGTTAAAATCCGTCTTGTTTTTATAAAGGTTATAGTTTTATATAGATCTCTATTAAGTAATTGAGAAAAGCTTTCTAATTATTATCTGTTTAGGTGAGACAGTAACTATTGTAATTATTCTTAATAGCAGAAATACAGGCGCCACAGACACAATCTGCATCtctgtatttttattatgttaaatttgatattttatataatttttattgtgctaaaattaatatatctcaTATTCTAATAGATGTAAATATTagtttgagataaaaaaaattaatttaatacatttttattatgctattgcatttttattgtgttaaatttaatatattgtaacaatttttcttataatacatTGTAACTACATTATAATAGAACTacttaataaaacaaattattagaaattaattactaaattgTAATGTGAACTTGAATGTTTTAAATAGGAACGAAAGGAGTATATTTTTATGCTTCTATTATTTAtcatcatttataataaaaattgtaaaaaataatataattatatgtatatattttttctaacttAATAAATTCTATCGCAAATATCACATATTACTTCCCAAAAATTGTTTCTCtattgttaatttattgttaatttgtttgtttatttcattattcaattatttgtacttctttttcttttttatatttaaaaacctAATTTTTTTCACATACTTTTAACAAAATAGTATAAATTACTAAATTAGTTTAGGACACATGAAATCCTTGGATGACTTTGAATATGATTAATGTTTTAAAGTAGAATAATGGATCCTAAGATGCTTTATAAGTTTACTAGATatgttgtaaaatatttattgattattgataAGTATTATGTTTGTTTCTTATCTAGAAACATGATTCTTCTAATATGCTTAAATATATTATTC comes from Glycine soja cultivar W05 chromosome 20, ASM419377v2, whole genome shotgun sequence and encodes:
- the LOC114402580 gene encoding pentatricopeptide repeat-containing protein At3g63370, chloroplastic-like — protein: MSTSIVTPLPLKSISVNTLNKGTLNPAFQSLTLLSTHPLATPSRLEHAHSLLLDLCVAVKALPQGQQLHARLLKSHLSAFLATKLLHMYEKCGSLKDAVKVFDEMTERTIFTWNAMMGAFVSSGKYLEAIELYKEMRVLGVAIDACTFPSVLKACGALGESRLGAEIHGVAVKFGFGEFVFVCNALIAMYGKCGDLGGARVLFDGIMMEKEDTVSWNSIISAHVTEGKCLEALSLFRRMQEVGVASNTYTFVAALQGVEDPSFVKLGMGIHGAALKSNHFADVYVANALIAMYAKCGRMEDAERVFASMLCRDYVSWNTLLSGLVQNELYRDALNYFRDMQNSAQKPDQVSVLNLIAASGRSGNLLNGKEVHAYAIRNGLDSNMQIGNTLIDMYAKCCCVKHMGYAFECMHEKDLISWTTIIAGYAQNECHLEAINLFRKVQVKGMDVDPMMIGSVLRACSGLKSRNFIREIHGYVFKRDLADIMLQNAIVNVYGEVGHRDYARRAFESIRSKDIVSWTSMITCCVHNGLPVEALELFYSLKQTNIQPDSIAIISALSATANLSSLKKGKEIHGFLIRKGFFLEGPIASSLVDMYACCGTVENSRKMFHSVKQRDLILWTSMINANGMHGCGNEAIALFKKMTDENVIPDHITFLALLYACSHSGLMVEGKRFFEIMKYGYQLEPWPEHYACMVDLLSRSNSLEEAYQFVRSMPIKPSSEVWCALLGACHIHSNKELGELAAKELLQSDTKNSGKYALISNIFAADGRWNDVEEVRLRMKGNGLKKNPGCSWIEVDNKIHTFMARDKSHPQTDDIYLKLAQFTKLLGKKGGYIAQTKFVFHNVSEEEKTQMLYRHSERLALGYGLLVTPKGTSIRITKNLRICDDCHTFFKIASEVSQRALVVRDANRFHHFERGLCSCGDFW